From the Chitinolyticbacter meiyuanensis genome, one window contains:
- a CDS encoding acyl-CoA dehydrogenase family protein, whose amino-acid sequence MNSPHLPPSYLLDSERTQSAEDIARQLALAFAATAAERDHRGGTPKMERDALRASGLLRLAIPAEFGGAGGDWPTVMRTVRLLATSDSSVAHVYAFHHLMLATVRLFSRPEQWQPWYEHTAAHDWFWGNALNPLDERTVARRCNGWREFSGRKSFCSGALDSEMLIASALDQDTRQLLVAAVPTLRSGITVLADWDNIGQRQTDSGSVDFERVRVEEHEILADPGPLSTPFSCLRPLLAQLILANIYLGIAEGAYSDARYYTLNEARAWHRAQVDQPWQDPYVLNHYGEFWAGLEGVRCLIERAAEHFDAAWRQGEALNEAGRGEVALAIAAAKVAATRVGLDVTSRMFEVTGARSTHAGLRLDRHWRNLRTHSLHDPVDYKLRELGEWALLQHYPTPSFYS is encoded by the coding sequence TTGAACAGTCCGCACCTGCCACCGTCCTACCTGCTCGATTCCGAGCGTACCCAGTCCGCCGAAGACATCGCCCGTCAGCTGGCGCTGGCCTTTGCCGCGACCGCAGCCGAGCGCGACCATCGCGGCGGCACGCCCAAGATGGAGCGTGATGCGCTGCGCGCCAGTGGCCTGCTGCGCCTGGCCATTCCCGCCGAATTCGGCGGCGCCGGCGGCGATTGGCCCACCGTGATGCGTACGGTGCGCCTTCTGGCGACCAGCGACAGCTCGGTGGCGCATGTCTATGCCTTTCACCACCTGATGCTGGCGACGGTGCGGCTGTTTTCCCGCCCCGAGCAGTGGCAGCCCTGGTATGAGCACACCGCTGCGCACGACTGGTTCTGGGGCAACGCGCTCAATCCGCTCGACGAGCGCACTGTCGCCAGACGCTGCAACGGCTGGCGCGAATTCTCTGGCCGCAAGAGCTTCTGCTCGGGCGCGCTGGATTCGGAGATGTTGATCGCCTCCGCACTCGATCAGGACACGCGCCAGTTGCTGGTCGCGGCCGTGCCCACGCTGCGCAGCGGCATCACCGTGCTGGCCGACTGGGACAACATCGGCCAGCGCCAGACTGACAGCGGCAGCGTGGATTTCGAACGGGTACGCGTGGAAGAGCACGAGATCCTGGCCGATCCCGGCCCTTTGTCGACGCCGTTTTCCTGCCTGCGCCCGCTGCTGGCGCAGTTGATCCTGGCCAACATCTACCTCGGCATCGCCGAGGGTGCGTACAGCGATGCCCGGTACTACACGCTGAACGAGGCCCGTGCCTGGCACCGCGCTCAGGTCGACCAGCCCTGGCAGGACCCGTATGTGCTCAACCACTACGGCGAGTTCTGGGCCGGGCTGGAAGGCGTGCGCTGCCTGATCGAGCGGGCGGCAGAGCACTTCGATGCGGCCTGGCGCCAGGGCGAGGCACTGAACGAGGCCGGTCGTGGCGAGGTGGCACTGGCCATCGCAGCAGCCAAGGTGGCGGCCACGCGCGTGGGCCTCGATGTAACCAGCCGCATGTTCGAGGTCACCGGCGCCCGCTCCACCCATGCCGGGCTGCGGCTGGATCGCCACTGGCGCAACCTGCGTACCCACTCCCTGCACGACCCGGTCGACTACAAGCTGCGTGAACTGGGCGAGTGGGCGCTGCTGCAACACTATCCCACTCCGAGCTTCTACTCATGA
- the ssuD gene encoding FMNH2-dependent alkanesulfonate monooxygenase: protein MQLFWFLPTHGDSRYLGTSLGARVVNHAYLRQVAQAADELGFEGVLIPTGRSCEDAWVVASSLAALTERLKFLVAIRPGIISPTVSARMAATLDRLSGGRLLLNVVTGGDPDEQHGDGSFLTHAERYEVTDEFLRIWRGVAAGETVNFSGKHLRVENAKALYPPVQRPYPPLWFGGSSDAAVELAAEQVDVYLTWGEPPAAVAQKIAAVRERAAELGRTVKFGIRLHVIVRETSAEAWRAAEELIQYVTDDTIAAAQQAFARFDSVGQQRMAALHGGSRDALEISPNLWAGVGLVRGGAGTALVGSPEEVAARMREYADLGIETFIFSGYPHLEEAYRVAELLFPLLPIVQRERAGQTNLTGPFGEMIANDILPANAKEPA, encoded by the coding sequence ATGCAGTTGTTCTGGTTTCTCCCCACGCATGGCGATAGCCGCTATCTCGGCACGAGCCTTGGTGCGCGCGTGGTCAATCACGCCTACCTGCGGCAAGTGGCGCAGGCGGCGGACGAGCTCGGCTTCGAGGGCGTGCTGATTCCCACCGGCCGTTCCTGCGAGGATGCGTGGGTGGTGGCTTCCTCGCTTGCTGCGCTGACCGAGCGCCTGAAGTTTCTGGTCGCTATCCGCCCTGGCATCATCTCGCCCACGGTTTCGGCACGCATGGCTGCCACCCTCGATCGTTTATCTGGCGGACGGTTGTTGCTCAACGTGGTGACCGGGGGCGATCCGGACGAGCAGCATGGTGATGGCAGCTTTTTGACCCACGCCGAGCGCTACGAGGTGACCGACGAATTCCTGCGCATCTGGCGCGGCGTGGCCGCCGGCGAAACGGTGAATTTCAGCGGCAAGCACCTGCGCGTCGAGAACGCCAAGGCGCTGTATCCACCGGTGCAGCGGCCTTACCCGCCCTTGTGGTTCGGCGGCTCATCCGATGCGGCGGTCGAACTTGCCGCGGAGCAGGTCGATGTCTACCTCACCTGGGGCGAGCCGCCGGCTGCGGTGGCGCAGAAGATCGCCGCGGTGCGCGAACGGGCTGCTGAGCTTGGCCGCACCGTGAAATTCGGCATTCGGTTGCATGTGATCGTGCGCGAAACCAGTGCCGAGGCGTGGCGTGCTGCTGAGGAGCTGATCCAATACGTGACCGACGACACCATCGCCGCCGCACAACAGGCATTCGCTCGCTTCGACTCAGTGGGGCAGCAACGGATGGCTGCTTTGCACGGCGGCTCGCGCGATGCGCTGGAAATCTCACCCAACCTGTGGGCCGGTGTCGGCCTGGTGCGCGGTGGTGCCGGCACCGCCCTGGTCGGTAGCCCCGAGGAGGTGGCGGCGCGAATGCGGGAGTATGCCGACCTCGGCATCGAGACCTTTATCTTCTCCGGCTATCCGCACCTGGAAGAAGCCTATCGCGTGGCCGAGCTGCTGTTCCCGCTGTTGCCCATCGTGCAGCGCGAGCGGGCAGGGCAGACCAACCTCACGGGCCCGTTCGGCGAAATGATCGCCAATGACATCCTGCCCGCCAACGCGAAGGAGCCCGCCTGA
- a CDS encoding acyl-CoA dehydrogenase family protein, translated as MHASPNTAPDPAQRRALTVRELCDSFARTAAQRDRDGGSPKAERDLLRASGLLAMSVPQAHGGDGANWQETLAVAREIARVDSSVAHLFAFHHLLLATTRLFGRPAQWQPWFEATVRQRWFWGNALNPLDERTVSTPHAGWREFNGRKSFCSGATDSDMLIASAIQPGADKLVIAAVSTNRAGITVFQDWDNMGQRQTDSGSVSFEAVRVEEDEILSDPGPLSTPFASLRPLLAQLVLANLYLGLAEGAIAEAGHYTRTQTRRWYTSPAESASEDLYILAHYGEFHVGLEGARLLTDRAAALFDAAWARDVALTEAERGEVAVAVATAKVAAGRVGLDLTSRMFEVCGARATTAALRFDRYWRNLRVHTLHDPFDYKLRELGDWRLNARHPKPSFYS; from the coding sequence ATGCACGCATCCCCGAATACCGCTCCCGATCCGGCGCAACGCCGCGCGCTGACTGTGCGTGAGCTGTGCGATAGCTTTGCCCGTACGGCCGCCCAGCGCGATCGCGACGGTGGCAGCCCCAAGGCCGAGCGCGATCTGCTGCGCGCCAGTGGCCTCTTGGCGATGTCGGTGCCGCAAGCACACGGTGGCGACGGCGCCAACTGGCAGGAAACGCTGGCTGTGGCCCGCGAGATCGCGCGCGTCGATAGCTCGGTTGCTCATCTGTTCGCGTTCCACCACCTGCTGCTGGCCACCACACGGCTATTCGGCCGGCCCGCGCAGTGGCAGCCCTGGTTCGAGGCCACCGTGCGCCAGCGCTGGTTCTGGGGCAATGCGCTCAATCCGCTGGACGAGCGCACCGTGAGCACGCCGCACGCCGGCTGGCGCGAATTCAATGGCCGCAAGAGCTTCTGCTCCGGCGCAACCGATTCGGACATGCTGATCGCCTCCGCCATCCAGCCCGGCGCCGACAAGCTGGTGATCGCTGCCGTGTCCACCAACCGCGCTGGCATCACCGTGTTCCAGGATTGGGACAATATGGGCCAGCGCCAGACCGACAGTGGCAGCGTCTCCTTTGAGGCGGTACGCGTCGAGGAGGACGAAATCCTGTCCGACCCCGGCCCGCTGTCCACGCCATTCGCCAGCCTGCGCCCGCTGCTGGCGCAACTGGTGCTGGCCAACCTCTACCTGGGGCTGGCCGAAGGCGCCATTGCCGAGGCGGGGCATTACACCCGCACGCAGACGCGGCGCTGGTATACCTCGCCAGCCGAATCGGCGAGCGAGGATCTCTATATCCTCGCGCACTACGGCGAATTCCACGTCGGCCTCGAAGGCGCACGGCTGCTGACCGACCGCGCTGCCGCGCTGTTTGATGCCGCCTGGGCGCGCGACGTGGCATTGACCGAGGCCGAGCGTGGCGAGGTGGCGGTGGCTGTGGCTACGGCCAAGGTGGCCGCTGGGCGCGTGGGGCTGGATCTCACCAGCCGCATGTTCGAGGTATGCGGCGCGCGTGCCACCACCGCCGCGCTGCGCTTCGATCGCTACTGGCGCAACCTGCGCGTGCACACGCTGCACGATCCATTCGACTACAAGTTGCGCGAGCTCGGTGACTGGCGGCTCAATGCCCGCCATCCCAAGCCGTCGTTCTACTCATGA
- the ribB gene encoding 3,4-dihydroxy-2-butanone-4-phosphate synthase has protein sequence MTGADMNERFDEIDAAVAAIAAGGFVVVVDDTDRENEGDLIIAADAITTEQMAFLVRHSSGVVCVALLPERLDALRLPLMVAENSESHGTAFTVSVDYRHGTSTGISAADRAATLRALADPCIGPDDFARPGHVFPLRYRAGGVLRRRGHTEAALDLAVLAGRTPAGVLCEIVDDDGSMARRPALFRFARRHDLPIVSIAALVAYRLRLQASDERVLQAVA, from the coding sequence ATGACCGGAGCCGACATGAACGAGCGTTTCGACGAGATCGATGCCGCCGTCGCCGCCATCGCGGCCGGCGGCTTCGTGGTGGTGGTGGACGATACCGACCGCGAGAACGAAGGCGACCTGATCATCGCCGCTGACGCGATCACTACCGAGCAGATGGCCTTTCTGGTGCGCCACAGCAGCGGCGTGGTATGCGTGGCCTTGCTGCCCGAGCGGCTGGATGCGCTGCGCCTGCCGTTGATGGTGGCGGAGAACAGTGAATCGCATGGCACGGCGTTCACCGTCAGCGTCGATTACCGGCATGGCACCAGTACGGGGATCAGCGCGGCCGACCGAGCCGCCACGTTGCGCGCGCTGGCGGACCCCTGTATCGGCCCAGACGATTTCGCTCGCCCCGGTCACGTATTCCCCTTGCGCTATCGCGCAGGCGGCGTGCTGAGGCGGCGCGGCCATACCGAGGCGGCGCTCGATCTGGCGGTGCTGGCCGGGCGCACACCCGCCGGCGTGCTGTGCGAAATCGTCGACGACGACGGCAGCATGGCGCGCCGGCCGGCGCTGTTCCGCTTCGCGCGGCGGCATGACCTGCCCATCGTCAGCATCGCTGCGCTGGTGGCGTACCGGCTGCGATTGCAGGCGTCCGACGAGAGAGTGCTCCAGGCCGTGGCCTGA
- a CDS encoding ABC transporter ATP-binding protein yields MPLLELEQIEVIYENVILAVRGVSLSVEQGRIVALLGANGAGKSTTLKAISGLVRAERGEVVRGWVRLAGEDITGADPARLAATGLVQVLEGRHCFGHLTVEDNLRTGAFLRRPSRGELSADLERIYQHFPRLKTRRRSLAGYTSGGEQQMIAIGRALMAKPRLVLLDEPSMGLAPQIVEEIFEIVHTLNRDEGVSFLLAEQNAAVALRYADYGYVLENGVIAAHDSAEALAAHQDLHAFYLGGAQAA; encoded by the coding sequence ATGCCCCTGCTCGAACTGGAACAGATCGAAGTCATCTACGAGAACGTGATCCTTGCCGTGCGCGGCGTGTCGCTCTCGGTGGAGCAAGGCCGGATTGTGGCGCTGCTGGGCGCCAACGGCGCCGGCAAGAGCACCACGCTCAAGGCCATATCCGGCCTCGTGCGCGCCGAGCGTGGCGAAGTGGTGCGCGGCTGGGTGCGCCTCGCCGGCGAAGACATCACCGGCGCCGACCCGGCTCGGCTCGCCGCCACTGGCCTGGTACAGGTGCTGGAAGGCCGCCATTGCTTCGGCCATCTCACGGTCGAGGACAACCTGCGCACCGGTGCCTTTCTGCGGCGGCCATCACGCGGCGAGTTGTCAGCCGACCTGGAACGTATCTACCAGCACTTTCCGCGTCTCAAGACACGGCGGCGTAGCCTCGCCGGTTACACCTCGGGCGGTGAGCAGCAGATGATCGCCATCGGCCGCGCACTGATGGCCAAGCCGCGCCTGGTGTTGCTGGACGAGCCGTCAATGGGCTTGGCGCCGCAGATCGTCGAGGAAATCTTCGAGATCGTGCACACGCTGAACCGCGACGAGGGCGTGAGCTTTCTGCTCGCCGAGCAGAACGCCGCCGTCGCGCTACGCTATGCCGACTATGGCTACGTGCTGGAAAACGGCGTGATCGCGGCACACGACAGCGCCGAGGCACTGGCCGCACACCAGGATCTGCACGCCTTCTACCTGGGTGGTGCCCAAGCCGCATGA
- a CDS encoding ABC transporter substrate-binding protein translates to MKHATFRRLAALLAAGLLATSAHAANEQYFPLQSYRVGPYAAGGTGFFGGFIDYLQYVNAKGGVNGVKLTWSECETEYVVEKGVECYERLKKGLNGAPAAATNPLSVGIAYATLDRSTADKLPLITINHGRTDSTDGSVFPYVFPLQLNPYSEVSAIVNYIGQKSGGLDKLKGKKIVTLFHGSPYGKETNPILELLAKKYGFELTLLEVPHPGNEQQSQWLNIRRIKPDWVILRGWGVMNPVALKTAKKTGFPVDHIIGNIWSNSEDDAAPAGDAAKGYISITTHPSGTQFPVLQDIKKTVIDAGKGNLADPKRFGNVYYNLGVVNGILNVEAVRLAQAKFGKKPLTGEQVRWGFEHLNLDDKRLKELGAYGLVQPLKLSCADHEGGGAVRFQQWDGAKWNVISDWVQADRKLLRPIIEESSKKYAKEKGITPRDCSKES, encoded by the coding sequence ATGAAGCACGCCACCTTCCGCCGCCTCGCGGCACTGCTCGCCGCGGGCCTGCTCGCGACCTCCGCGCACGCCGCCAACGAGCAATACTTCCCGCTGCAAAGCTACCGCGTCGGCCCCTACGCCGCCGGCGGCACCGGCTTCTTCGGCGGGTTCATCGATTACCTGCAGTACGTCAACGCCAAGGGCGGGGTGAACGGCGTCAAGCTCACCTGGAGCGAGTGCGAGACCGAATACGTGGTCGAGAAAGGCGTCGAGTGCTACGAGCGGCTGAAGAAGGGCCTGAACGGCGCGCCGGCCGCCGCCACCAATCCGCTGTCGGTGGGCATCGCCTACGCCACGCTCGATCGCTCCACCGCCGACAAGCTGCCGCTGATCACCATCAACCACGGCCGCACCGACTCCACCGACGGCAGCGTGTTCCCCTACGTGTTCCCGCTGCAGCTCAACCCGTATTCCGAGGTGTCGGCCATCGTGAACTACATCGGCCAGAAATCGGGCGGGCTGGACAAGCTCAAAGGCAAGAAGATCGTCACGCTGTTCCACGGCTCGCCCTACGGCAAGGAGACCAACCCCATCCTGGAGCTGCTGGCCAAGAAATACGGCTTCGAGCTGACTTTGCTGGAAGTGCCGCACCCCGGCAACGAGCAGCAATCGCAGTGGCTCAACATCCGCCGCATCAAACCGGACTGGGTGATCCTGCGCGGCTGGGGCGTGATGAACCCGGTGGCGCTCAAGACGGCCAAGAAGACCGGTTTCCCGGTCGATCACATCATCGGCAACATCTGGAGCAATTCCGAGGATGACGCCGCACCGGCCGGCGACGCCGCCAAGGGCTACATCTCGATCACCACCCACCCATCGGGCACGCAGTTCCCGGTGTTGCAGGACATCAAGAAGACGGTGATCGACGCGGGCAAGGGCAACCTCGCCGATCCCAAGCGCTTCGGCAACGTCTACTACAACCTCGGCGTGGTCAACGGCATCCTCAATGTCGAGGCCGTACGCTTGGCACAAGCCAAGTTCGGCAAAAAGCCGCTCACCGGCGAGCAGGTGCGCTGGGGCTTCGAGCACCTGAACCTGGACGACAAGCGCCTGAAGGAACTCGGCGCCTATGGTCTGGTGCAGCCGCTCAAGCTGTCTTGCGCCGACCACGAAGGCGGCGGCGCGGTGCGCTTCCAGCAATGGGACGGCGCCAAGTGGAACGTGATCTCCGACTGGGTGCAGGCCGACCGCAAGCTGCTGCGGCCCATCATCGAGGAATCGTCGAAGAAGTACGCGAAAGAGAAAGGCATCACCCCCCGCGATTGCAGCAAGGAAAGCTGA
- a CDS encoding branched-chain amino acid ABC transporter permease — MFYTEAGQFSSHYRADRRLFRLRQDRYALYALLLFAFAVVPFIGSDYWLNAILIPFLVLSLAGLGLNLLTGYAGQLSLGSAAFMAVGAFATYNLELRVPELPLLASIALGGVFAAAASVLFGLPSLRIKGFYLLVSTLAAQFFVQWLFTKVSWFSNDNASGVITAPPLQIAGHDLSSPAGRYLLTLGFVVALTLLARNVVKSELGRNWMAVRDMDTAAAVIGIPLARTKLLAFALSGFILGVAGALWAFTYLGTVEPHGFDLSRSFQVLFIIIIGGLGSIAGNFLGAAFIVLLPIALSLLSGLLPPGVIDAGQLENLQKIVFGLLIIGFLIKEPEGLARLWQQLRERARVWPLRY, encoded by the coding sequence ATGTTCTACACCGAAGCCGGCCAGTTCAGCAGCCACTATCGCGCCGATCGCCGCCTGTTCCGTTTGCGGCAGGATCGCTATGCGCTCTACGCGCTGCTGTTGTTCGCGTTCGCCGTCGTCCCCTTCATTGGCTCGGACTACTGGCTGAACGCCATCCTCATTCCCTTCCTGGTGCTGTCGCTCGCCGGATTGGGGCTCAACCTGCTGACTGGCTATGCCGGGCAGCTCTCGCTGGGTTCGGCCGCCTTCATGGCCGTCGGTGCCTTCGCCACCTACAACTTGGAACTACGCGTGCCGGAGCTGCCCTTGCTCGCCAGCATCGCGCTCGGCGGCGTGTTCGCCGCAGCCGCCTCGGTGCTGTTCGGCCTGCCCAGCCTGCGCATCAAGGGCTTCTACCTGCTGGTGTCGACACTGGCTGCCCAGTTCTTCGTGCAATGGCTGTTCACCAAGGTGAGCTGGTTCTCCAACGACAACGCCTCCGGCGTGATCACCGCACCGCCGCTGCAGATCGCCGGCCACGATCTCTCCAGCCCGGCCGGGCGCTACCTGCTGACGCTGGGCTTCGTGGTGGCGCTCACACTGCTGGCGCGCAACGTGGTGAAGAGCGAGCTGGGCCGCAACTGGATGGCGGTGCGCGACATGGATACCGCCGCCGCGGTGATCGGCATTCCGCTGGCGCGCACCAAGCTGCTGGCGTTTGCCCTGAGCGGCTTCATCCTCGGCGTGGCCGGTGCGCTGTGGGCGTTCACTTATCTCGGCACCGTGGAGCCGCATGGATTCGACCTCAGCCGCTCGTTCCAAGTGCTGTTCATCATCATCATCGGTGGTCTCGGCAGCATCGCCGGCAACTTCCTCGGCGCGGCCTTCATCGTGCTGCTGCCCATAGCCCTATCTCTCCTCTCCGGCCTGCTGCCACCCGGCGTGATCGACGCGGGCCAGTTGGAGAACCTGCAGAAGATCGTGTTCGGCCTGCTGATCATCGGCTTTCTGATCAAGGAGCCGGAAGGGCTTGCCCGGCTCTGGCAACAGTTGCGCGAGCGGGCTCGCGTCTGGCCGCTCCGCTACTGA
- a CDS encoding branched-chain amino acid ABC transporter permease: MDFFFEVLTGGLLAGVMYSLVAIGFVLIYKASGVFNFAQGAMVLFAALTFVSLLERGVPFWAAFALTLAAMVALALLIERAVLRPLVNRSPITLFMATLGLSYVIEGAAQALWGAQVHGLDLGIADEPLELGGMLLSQFDLFAAGTAALLVAMLSFLFNRTRLGLSLRAVADDALGALAIGIRLPRIWAVVWAVAGFVGLVAGLLWGARLGVQFSLSLVVLKALPVLIIGGFTSMTGAIVGGLIVGAGEKLAEVYLGPLVGGGIENWFPYALALLFLLVRPAGLFGERAIERV; the protein is encoded by the coding sequence ATGGATTTCTTTTTCGAAGTACTGACCGGTGGCCTGTTGGCCGGGGTGATGTATTCGCTGGTCGCCATCGGTTTCGTGCTGATCTACAAGGCCTCGGGCGTGTTCAATTTCGCCCAGGGCGCGATGGTGCTGTTCGCCGCGCTGACCTTCGTCAGCCTCCTCGAGCGCGGCGTGCCGTTCTGGGCCGCATTCGCTTTGACGCTCGCGGCGATGGTGGCGCTGGCGCTGCTGATCGAGCGCGCCGTACTCCGCCCACTGGTGAACCGCTCGCCGATCACCCTCTTTATGGCCACGCTGGGTCTCTCCTACGTGATCGAAGGCGCGGCGCAGGCGTTGTGGGGCGCGCAGGTGCACGGGCTGGATCTGGGCATCGCCGACGAGCCGCTGGAGCTGGGCGGCATGCTGCTGTCGCAGTTCGACCTGTTCGCCGCCGGCACCGCCGCGTTGCTGGTCGCCATGCTGTCCTTTCTGTTCAACCGCACCCGGCTCGGCCTGTCGCTGCGTGCGGTGGCCGATGATGCGCTCGGCGCGCTCGCGATCGGTATCCGCCTGCCGCGCATCTGGGCCGTGGTCTGGGCAGTGGCAGGGTTCGTTGGCCTCGTGGCGGGCCTCTTGTGGGGCGCCCGGCTGGGCGTGCAGTTCTCGCTCTCGCTGGTAGTGCTCAAAGCCTTGCCGGTGCTGATCATCGGCGGCTTTACCTCCATGACCGGCGCCATCGTCGGCGGCCTGATCGTCGGTGCCGGCGAAAAGCTGGCCGAGGTCTATCTCGGGCCGCTGGTGGGCGGTGGCATCGAGAACTGGTTCCCCTATGCGCTGGCGCTGCTGTTCCTGTTGGTGCGGCCAGCCGGCCTCTTTGGCGAGCGCGCCATCGAACGGGTCTGA
- a CDS encoding ABC transporter ATP-binding protein, translated as MTEISSPLLRLEGISLSFKGVKAIGDISFDVARGRITALIGPNGAGKSSLLNVINGVYRPQAGRIVFDGEVRQRMDPHRAAVRGIARTFQNIALFKGMSVLDNVLTGRNLKRRSSWLEQALRIGRAPAEDDAQRQRAEEVIAFLHLQPWRHTLVSKLPYGLQKRVELARALAAEPKLLLLDEPMAGMNAEEKREMSRFIADVNREFGTTVVLIEHDIGVVMNLSDHVVVLDYGRKIGDGPPDAVRRNPEVIAAYLGTRH; from the coding sequence ATGACCGAGATTTCATCCCCGCTGCTGCGCCTGGAGGGCATTTCGCTCTCGTTCAAGGGCGTGAAGGCGATCGGCGACATCAGCTTCGATGTGGCGCGCGGCCGCATCACCGCGTTGATCGGCCCCAACGGGGCCGGCAAGAGCTCACTGCTCAACGTGATCAATGGCGTGTACCGGCCGCAGGCCGGGCGCATCGTATTCGACGGCGAAGTGCGCCAGCGCATGGACCCGCATCGCGCGGCAGTGCGCGGCATTGCCCGCACCTTTCAGAACATCGCCCTGTTCAAGGGCATGAGCGTGCTCGACAACGTACTGACCGGCCGCAACCTGAAGCGCCGCAGCAGCTGGCTGGAGCAGGCGCTGCGCATCGGCCGCGCGCCGGCCGAGGACGATGCGCAACGGCAGCGTGCTGAGGAAGTGATCGCTTTCCTGCACCTGCAACCATGGCGGCACACGCTGGTGAGCAAGCTACCCTACGGCCTGCAAAAGCGCGTGGAACTCGCGCGGGCCTTGGCGGCCGAGCCCAAGCTGCTGCTGCTCGACGAGCCGATGGCCGGGATGAATGCCGAGGAAAAACGCGAGATGAGCCGCTTCATCGCCGACGTCAACCGCGAGTTCGGCACCACGGTGGTGTTGATCGAGCACGACATCGGCGTGGTGATGAACCTGTCCGACCACGTGGTGGTGCTCGATTACGGCCGCAAGATCGGCGACGGCCCGCCCGACGCGGTGCGCCGCAACCCCGAGGTGATTGCCGCGTACCTGGGTACGCGCCACTAG
- a CDS encoding AMP-binding protein, with protein sequence MHHTAPNTLPEQLLVQTRQRSGEIALRHKRLGIWQARRWRELADETARLAAALATAGFGAGDALVLLTQPRPEALLLSLAAQWLGGVAVPLAPDLPDAELHAVLQQLSPHYLFAEDETQWQRVNHGAYRLAIYGDARGLNGIAGWTAYAELHGDAAPAEPQARSAQPAFAFYRVQPGGNIERQAISHAELLQEGVRLVTAEGLTEHEEALAARAFAAGGQARYLLAPWLLAGFRLNFPESTATRDQDRRELGPTLVAGTRETWGRLADQVQQRLPLPGSLRRWLVDAALTPPRSWHGRLWHGIAGHWLVRRPLRDVLGLTRTRVPLLVGDPLTEPAARLLTQLGVVVRGWPDPAQWHGTTGPAVHITGWQAPDYGAALPQPG encoded by the coding sequence ATGCACCACACCGCCCCTAACACCCTGCCAGAGCAGTTACTTGTCCAGACGCGGCAACGCAGCGGCGAGATTGCCCTGCGCCACAAGCGGCTCGGCATCTGGCAGGCGCGCCGCTGGCGCGAACTGGCCGATGAAACGGCTCGCCTCGCGGCGGCGCTCGCCACAGCCGGCTTCGGCGCAGGCGACGCGCTGGTGCTGCTGACGCAGCCGCGCCCGGAGGCGCTGCTGCTGTCGCTGGCTGCGCAATGGCTGGGGGGCGTGGCGGTGCCGCTGGCCCCGGACTTGCCGGATGCCGAACTGCACGCCGTGCTGCAGCAGCTGTCGCCACACTACCTGTTTGCCGAAGACGAAACCCAGTGGCAACGCGTGAACCACGGCGCTTACCGGCTCGCCATCTATGGCGATGCACGGGGACTGAATGGCATCGCCGGCTGGACCGCCTATGCGGAGCTCCACGGCGACGCTGCGCCGGCCGAACCGCAGGCACGCTCCGCGCAACCGGCCTTCGCCTTCTACCGGGTGCAGCCCGGGGGGAACATCGAGCGCCAGGCCATCAGCCATGCCGAGCTGCTGCAGGAAGGCGTGCGTCTCGTCACCGCGGAGGGATTGACCGAGCACGAGGAAGCATTGGCGGCCCGCGCCTTCGCCGCTGGCGGGCAGGCGCGCTACCTGCTGGCGCCGTGGCTGCTGGCAGGGTTCCGCCTCAACTTCCCGGAAAGCACCGCCACGCGCGACCAGGATCGGCGCGAACTCGGCCCCACGCTGGTGGCCGGCACGCGCGAAACCTGGGGGCGGCTCGCCGATCAGGTGCAGCAACGCTTGCCGCTTCCAGGCTCGTTGCGCCGCTGGCTGGTCGATGCGGCACTTACGCCGCCACGCAGCTGGCATGGCCGACTCTGGCACGGCATTGCCGGGCATTGGCTGGTGCGCCGGCCACTGCGCGATGTACTGGGGCTCACCCGCACGCGGGTGCCGTTACTGGTTGGCGACCCGCTGACCGAGCCTGCCGCCCGCCTGCTAACGCAACTCGGGGTGGTCGTGCGCGGTTGGCCGGACCCGGCGCAATGGCATGGCACCACCGGCCCCGCCGTCCACATCACCGGCTGGCAGGCGCCCGATTACGGTGCGGCGCTGCCGCAACCCGGTTGA